From Deferrisoma camini S3R1, the proteins below share one genomic window:
- a CDS encoding sigma-54 interaction domain-containing protein — MSVSAPPALTDVLSAFTQPAALVDRSGRILWGNPAFRSLFGDQPAPQSMEEWEARSPRDGDPLWEALRRSRSLVRRLHTARGIQPLRLRLAARPDGDAVVVLATAASAEGIEALQERTAILEAVFDSLNEGVLAIDSQERIIALSRSAERLTGFAEAEVLGQVCRDVFQTPPGSECPFQAMIRSGQGFHHREMVLRGKGGRPLHVSVNATPLRAPDGKLEGAVVVLRDLSEIDRLRSELAGEGGRIGIVGSHPSILRVIEKIEAVAPSEVSVLVSGESGTGKELVARAIHDLSLRSGKPFVKVNCAALAEGLLESELFGHVRGAFTGAVKDRPGRFEAAHGGTLFLDEIGETSPSLQVKLLRVLQEGEYERVGESVPRRSDVRIVAATNKDLRREVAEGRFREDLFFRLCVVPIELPPLRDRREDIPLLVDHFLKRLALREGRRKVLAAAAYPILQRYSWPGNVRELENALAHAYVCSAGDVIQPQALPDHILRGEDPFGEPDPYAEERDQIYAALEATGWNKGEAAKRLGWSRTTLWRRMRDLGIRDSRRKPPAH; from the coding sequence GTGAGCGTGTCGGCCCCCCCCGCCCTCACGGACGTGCTGAGCGCGTTCACCCAGCCGGCGGCCCTGGTGGACCGGTCGGGCCGGATCCTCTGGGGGAACCCGGCGTTCCGCTCGCTGTTCGGGGACCAGCCCGCCCCCCAGAGCATGGAGGAGTGGGAGGCCCGATCCCCCCGGGACGGGGATCCCCTGTGGGAGGCCCTGCGCCGCTCCCGCTCCCTGGTGCGCCGGCTCCACACGGCCCGGGGGATCCAGCCCCTGCGGCTCCGGCTGGCGGCCCGGCCGGACGGGGACGCCGTGGTGGTGCTCGCCACCGCGGCGTCGGCCGAGGGGATCGAGGCCCTGCAGGAGCGGACGGCCATCCTCGAGGCCGTGTTCGACAGCCTGAACGAGGGCGTGCTCGCCATCGACTCCCAGGAGCGGATCATCGCCCTGAGCCGCTCGGCCGAGCGGCTGACCGGCTTTGCCGAGGCCGAGGTCCTGGGCCAGGTCTGCCGGGACGTGTTCCAGACCCCCCCCGGGTCCGAGTGCCCGTTCCAGGCCATGATCCGCTCCGGCCAGGGCTTCCATCACCGGGAGATGGTGCTCCGGGGCAAGGGAGGCCGGCCGCTCCACGTCTCGGTGAACGCCACGCCCCTGCGGGCCCCCGACGGCAAGCTCGAGGGCGCGGTGGTGGTGCTGCGGGACCTCTCCGAGATCGACCGGCTCCGGTCGGAGCTGGCGGGCGAAGGCGGCCGCATCGGCATCGTGGGCAGCCACCCCTCCATCCTGCGGGTGATCGAGAAGATCGAGGCCGTGGCGCCCAGCGAGGTGTCCGTGCTGGTCAGCGGCGAGTCGGGCACGGGCAAGGAGCTGGTGGCCCGGGCCATCCACGACCTGAGCCTCCGCAGCGGCAAGCCGTTCGTGAAGGTCAACTGCGCGGCCCTGGCCGAGGGGCTGCTGGAAAGCGAGCTGTTCGGCCACGTCCGGGGGGCGTTCACAGGGGCCGTGAAGGACCGGCCCGGCCGGTTCGAGGCGGCCCACGGGGGCACCCTGTTCCTGGACGAGATCGGAGAGACCTCCCCTTCCCTGCAGGTCAAGCTGCTGCGGGTGCTCCAGGAGGGGGAGTACGAGCGGGTGGGCGAGTCGGTGCCGCGCCGCTCGGACGTGCGGATCGTGGCCGCCACGAACAAGGACCTGCGCCGGGAGGTGGCCGAGGGCCGGTTCCGGGAGGACCTGTTCTTCCGCCTGTGCGTGGTGCCGATCGAGCTTCCGCCCCTGCGCGACCGCAGGGAGGACATCCCCCTGCTGGTGGACCACTTCCTGAAGCGCCTCGCCCTGCGGGAGGGGCGGCGCAAGGTGCTCGCGGCCGCGGCCTACCCGATCCTGCAGCGCTACTCCTGGCCCGGCAACGTGCGGGAGCTGGAGAACGCCCTGGCCCACGCCTACGTGTGCTCGGCCGGCGACGTGATCCAGCCCCAGGCGCTGCCCGACCACATCTTGCGGGGGGAGGACCCGTTCGGCGAGCCCGACCCCTACGCCGAGGAGCGAGACCAGATCTACGCCGCCCTGGAGGCCACCGGCTGGAACAAGGGCGAGGCCGCGAAGCGCCTGGGCTGGAGCCGCACCACCCTGTGGCGCCGGATGCGCGACCTGGGCATCCGCGACTCCCGCCGCAAGCCCCCGGCCCACTGA
- the nusB gene encoding transcription antitermination factor NusB, whose translation MGARRGARRVALQVLYALDLNPDQPPAAALQAVLAEHDGPADPEYARTLALGAWAERDDLDARIRSASRRWKIERMDRVDRSLLRLATYELSVSDDVPVPVVLDEAVELAREFGSEDSPRFVNGLLDRIARDLRPRESRSRRTP comes from the coding sequence ATGGGAGCCCGAAGGGGAGCCCGCCGGGTGGCCCTGCAGGTCCTCTACGCCCTCGACCTGAACCCGGATCAACCCCCGGCCGCCGCGCTCCAGGCGGTCCTGGCCGAGCACGACGGCCCGGCCGACCCGGAGTATGCCCGCACGCTGGCCCTGGGCGCCTGGGCCGAGCGCGACGACCTGGACGCCCGCATCCGGTCCGCCAGCCGCCGGTGGAAGATCGAGCGCATGGACCGGGTGGACCGGAGCCTCCTGCGCCTGGCCACCTACGAGCTGTCGGTTTCCGACGACGTGCCGGTGCCGGTGGTCCTGGACGAGGCCGTGGAGCTGGCCCGGGAGTTCGGCTCCGAGGACTCCCCGCGGTTCGTGAACGGCCTTCTGGACCGGATCGCCCGGGACCTGCGCCCCCGGGAGAGCCGCAGCCGGAGGACGCCGTGA
- the ribH gene encoding 6,7-dimethyl-8-ribityllumazine synthase produces the protein MPTFVEGKLSSQGLRIALVTSRFNSFVTDRLVEGAVDAVARTGGDPDEIRVYKVPGAFEIPLVAKRLATSGRFDAVVCLGAVIRGSTPHFDYVASEVAKGVAQVALEAGIPVTFGVLTTDTLEQAIERAGSKAGNKGFEAAMAAIETVNLLRAEG, from the coding sequence ATGCCCACCTTTGTGGAAGGAAAGCTCTCGAGCCAGGGGCTGCGGATCGCCCTGGTGACCAGCCGGTTCAACAGCTTCGTGACCGACCGCCTGGTGGAGGGGGCCGTGGACGCGGTGGCCCGCACCGGCGGAGACCCGGACGAGATCCGGGTGTACAAGGTGCCCGGCGCCTTCGAGATCCCCCTGGTCGCCAAGAGGCTCGCCACCTCCGGCCGGTTCGACGCCGTGGTGTGCCTGGGCGCGGTGATCCGGGGTTCCACCCCCCATTTCGACTACGTGGCCTCCGAGGTGGCCAAGGGGGTCGCCCAGGTGGCGCTGGAGGCCGGCATCCCGGTGACCTTCGGCGTGCTCACCACCGACACCCTGGAGCAGGCCATCGAGCGGGCCGGCTCCAAGGCGGGCAACAAGGGGTTCGAGGCGGCCATGGCCGCCATCGAGACCGTCAACCTCCTCCGGGCGGAGGGCTGA